The Vibrio marisflavi CECT 7928 region GGTAAAATATAGATATCCGTACCGTGTGTAAACGCCTTAGCATTTAGCTCATATGGTAGCTCGCTTATCCTAATGCGAATAAAAGAAAGGTCTGTTGCGAACATTTTTTCTAATCTACTTAAGGTCTCAGAATCGAGAGGCTCGCCCGTATTAACATTACCATACTCAAGTTGGCTAGCAATGTTTTCACTATTTATCTTGATATTATTAATCATTTGTTGAATTTGATTGTTCATTAATAACACCAACAATACGCTAACCTCTTACTCATGCTAGTTATAAATAGAATACAGTTAAGGAATAAAAGCCATATACTACATAATACTGATAAGTGAGCACTTTATTAAAGTTGTTAGTCATATAAATAAATCAAACTAATAATATAACAAGTTCAGTCCATCCAGAGCTCGGGTTTAAAAGCTTTGAGGATAAATTATTGCATACCAGGATATTTATGTACTCGTATATAGGAATAAAAACCAAAGCTCATTAGCACTCTGGAGCCGCATAAGCATATTTCAAAGTCACCTTGAGAGCGGAAAGCTACTGTAGCATGCGGAGATTGTTTATAGTCCATTTCCGACAGATCAAGATTATTTGCATAGTAATTTCTCTAGTCATAAAAGTGAAAAGCCTACATTAATTCTATTCTTTCCTTCACTCTTAGCTTCGTATAAAAGAGCATCGGCTTTTGAAAGAGTTTGATCTAGTGACCACTCGTCTTTATCAACCCTAACAAGCCCACCGCTAACAGTAATTGAAAAATCTCCACTTGCTTCCAGAAAGACTTTATTCATTATTGATGTTCTGACTTTGTTAGAAGCCTGAGTTGCTTCATGTCGATCTTTTGCCAAAAATATCCAACAAAACTCCTCTCCACCGAGTCGAAAAACTCTCCCTTCACTGTGGCTGAAATGTTTTTGACTAATGGAGTACTTAATAACATCATCACCTACATCATGCCCGAACATGTCATTGATGTTTTTAAAGTCATCTATATCAAAATAAAGCAAATACACGCCATGTTGTATAGGCAAAGACTTCCAGACATTCTTTAGCGCCAACCTATTTCCAATAGAAGTAAGAGGATCTGTTTCAGCCAGTGCAAAGGTCTTTTCTTGAACTTTGATTCTTAGAGATTCATATTTAAATGATATCGCCCAAACTAGAATATATGGCATTGAAAAGTTTAATAATTTCAGGTATGAAAAGTTATCTATAAAATGAAAACTAAAGAATATGAACACCAAGGTCAAAAGTGAGCCTGTGATTACTGAAGCTACAAACCGATTGAATAGAACATGGTAAAGAGGCGGTAAGGTAAATATCCACAAGGCAATCCAAGATCCTTGATGAGAAGAGAAAACAGCATATAGAACGACTAAGCTATACAAAGTAGCCAAAGCTAGAATTTCGTATCCAACCACTTCCTGCTTTCTAACCCGAAGGTAAACAATTAACCCTGTAATTGATATTAGTATCTCTGCAAACGCGAGAGGATAATCTTTAAGATATACATTCACAAAAAACAATGCTGCGCTTATGAAAGCTAAAATAGGGCAAATGAATTCTAGTAATTGATTTTTAAGTTGAAAGGGAGCATTACTTTTTTCAAAAAAATGGCTCATATACAAGCCTCCTTATTTATTTCCATAGCCCTATTGATAAGCCTATTATCAACCTATCATTTAACTTCTTATCTTGTACTTGCCTCCACTCACATTTCTATTTTTTTAAGAGTACTTACTCGAATTACTAGTTAGGTATTTTATGCCAATACATAGACCGCACTGCATAGTACTACAGCTATGGGCATGCCTATTGATAAGGCTTAATACAATCAATAAAGTACTATCTAAAACTGAAGAAACTACCATCATGCTTCATGGGAATTGATGATCGTTCACCTCGAAGGAGCAGGTTTTAGGATCGTCCCGATGGAGTGGGCCTCTCAATTTGAGTACAACATGACAATGAAATATCTATGCGATATTTATCATTTTTTGATGTAATTGATTGCAAAGTCAGTATTCATTAGTTTGTTCAGACTATAAGTTGTACTTCTCATTCGTTGCCTGTATGATCTTTGGCGAACTTTTAACCACTGGTTTGATATGTTGCCGCAAGAAAAAAACAATTTCCACCTATTCCAATCCTTAAGCACTCATCAACTAGACATCCGCTAGCTCAAATTACCCACATACTTTTAATACAGCTCGTGTCACAAAGACCAAATATCTGTACTAACCTCTATTCTCAATTACACTAAATTTTCATAGTAAGAGTTATATATGAATTCCCAACAAACTGAAGCCGAGTCTTCAGAAGAGCCATACCTTAAAAAGGTTGATAACACATCCAATGGACAGGCAAGTAACGCAAACCACGATAGCGATGCCATCCCAGCAATAGAAATTCGAGGACTATACAAAGTATTCGGAAATCATGTGAAACGTGCCCTTGCACTGAGTGAGCAGGGAAAGTCTAAGCAAGACATTTTGCAGGAAACTGGGGCAGTTCTTGGCATTGAAAACGCCAACTTTAAAATCAACAAACGCGAAATTTTCGTTGTAATGGGGCTTTCTGGTAGCGGTAAATCGACCTTAATTCGATGCCTAAACCGATTAATAGATCCTAGCCGAGGCGAAGTACTAGTTGATGGTCAAAATATTTTGAC contains the following coding sequences:
- a CDS encoding GGDEF domain-containing protein; translated protein: MSHFFEKSNAPFQLKNQLLEFICPILAFISAALFFVNVYLKDYPLAFAEILISITGLIVYLRVRKQEVVGYEILALATLYSLVVLYAVFSSHQGSWIALWIFTLPPLYHVLFNRFVASVITGSLLTLVFIFFSFHFIDNFSYLKLLNFSMPYILVWAISFKYESLRIKVQEKTFALAETDPLTSIGNRLALKNVWKSLPIQHGVYLLYFDIDDFKNINDMFGHDVGDDVIKYSISQKHFSHSEGRVFRLGGEEFCWIFLAKDRHEATQASNKVRTSIMNKVFLEASGDFSITVSGGLVRVDKDEWSLDQTLSKADALLYEAKSEGKNRINVGFSLL